The sequence below is a genomic window from Macrotis lagotis isolate mMagLag1 chromosome 7, bilby.v1.9.chrom.fasta, whole genome shotgun sequence.
TTATCCAAGTCCCAGTTTATGGAACTTTCTAAGCTCTTAAGTCCCAATTGTTCCCTTTTTGGAATTTCTCAACTCTGGTTTCAAACAAGCCAGTCTCCCAAGTAATATTGAGGGATAAGTTATGAGGAGTGTGCCATGATGGAATAATGACCAGATTTGGGGACAGAGGACGTAGCTTGATACTATTGTCTCATTCTATCAGTCCTCcaagtaaaatgaggaggtttaaCAAAGTAACTGTTTACACTgtcccttctaggtctaaatctatgattcaaagACCTACAAAATTTGTGAATCATAACAATATTAACATCTCAGACTGATAAAGTGACTTGCAATTTACAAATCTCTGTAAAGTAAATGTTTCAAATATTAAGATTAAGAAGATGGATTAAGAAATGGAAGGTTACAGAGGCTAAGCTCATACAGCTCAAAAGGGCCACAGCTAATGTTGGAACACAGGAGTTCTAACTCAACTTCAACAACATTATTATCCCCCTACCATGCCATCTTTCATTATCTGCTGGCTCTTTCTATTAGTCTTATGTTCCCCCTCACTCCTAGTTAGGGAAAGTCCTAGTAGTTTTGCTTTGCCATTTGTGTGTCTTTCACCCAAAGCTCACAAATGACCTCTTTGTGTCATTAATTGAGTGCTCCCATCAACATAGCATTGATTTCCAAGGTCAATGGTAGCCTGTTTTACATCCTAGAAATTAAGCAATTGAAAGAACACCATAGGTGATCCATTCTAATctctccatttgacagatgaaaaactgtgattcagtggaaagaattaaaaatatggaGGCAGAGGACTTAAATTCCAAAGCTGGTTCTGGTACCAAGTCGTCTTGgagaaatcatttcatctctcttaGTGTTTGATGTTCATTTTAAGTAGCATCAAGTAATTTGTGGCACTGGGCTGGGCAGATGGAATCAGATGAGGAATTATTATAATTTCTGATAGAGTTGATGAGGAACCAAAATAAAGTTATTTCCTCAGTTCTATGAAATTAACCCAGAGAAACAAGGAGATCTTTAGATTGGATGTATCCTGGCCCACTGAACCACCCTGCCTCAATACTTCCTACCTACATTGCCAGATCACTTGACTTTAATTCAGAGTATTCTTTCTTTCACCTAGATCCCCAAACTCCAGTAGGTAGCCATAGATTACATGCATTTTTCCTCTTTGCGGAACTTTGTGAACAATGGCCTGAGACCTTAAGAATTGATCGTTACGATCCATAAGGATCAACAGAGTCTGCCCTTCATCTCCTATGCGCCTACCCAGcaatgcattttttttcacatttaaagaCAATCCTATCAGTCCTCTCAAAGGTAACATACATATCTTTAGAATCATGGATTGAGGAGTAGGAGGAaccttggaaatcatctagttcagttccctttctagatttagaatttaaactcagtacctaataaataaaacttatatAGATTATGCTGTTTGTTATGATGCCATGTTTCATTGAAATTATGTACTTAGATGCTTAGATAAGGGTACATGCCAGGTAGTCAATACAGGGacatttatttcaattcaattcagtgcAATAAAATtgttattaggcacctactattgAACTGTTTGCATCAAGATAATCTTGGAATCAATAGGAGTTAATGAACTCAACAATAACGAGACAATATGTTATTGTCTCCAAGAAAGAGTTATGGGGACATACATGATCatatatttgggggagggggagaatggaGTGAAAGAGTGAGATATGGCTAATGATTCAATAAGAGGAAGATTAATTGGTCAGATAGGGAGAGTGAGAAAAGTCACAAAATTCTAGGGTTGAAGTAATCCAAAGAAGGGATGGCTGGTTGTTTAAATAACATCAAAAAGAGTGAGaaaagatgaggactgagaaaaaagacaatgagattttAGCAATTAAGGAATCATTACAAATCCTGAAGAAAGCATTCCATTTGAGCAGTGGGTTTGGGAGCCAGATTTTTAGTGTTTGAGGAATGAGTAGGAAGTGAAGGCAGCTAGCCTTTGAACTAAAGACATATTTACAAGTCttatattttcagttcttccCAGCCCCTTGATTTCAGTTTGATTTCAGCTTAGATCTCTCGTTCCTtaggtctattttttttctagttccatCTTCATTCTGTCATTAATGAAAGCTGATTTCTCAGAGGTTTCCTTGACTTCTGGAAAACTAATAAATTATTCCATTTGCCCAGTTTAGCTATGTACTGAATAGTTAGGGGGAACACTAGACCTggaacaggaagacctgagttcaggcttgtactagttgtgtgacactaggcaagtcacttcacccctgtTCATCTCAATTttatcatgtgtaaaatgagcataataatagcacttacacCCCAATTTTgaagtgagaataaaatgagataataactataAAGAGCTAAGCattgtgtctggcacatagtgagcatgatataaaaattatcactataattaggatgatgatgattaaaAGATGATTTCTAAACACTAGTGTATCTAAAAGAGACATTTGAAACACATTTGGAAAGTACCATTGTGATCAAGAGACATCCAAAATGGCACAAAGATATCTCAGGGACcatcaaagaggaaaagaagacaaCTATGTAAAACTAGGAATTACAAAATAGGGCATAGTAtttggagggaaaaaatatacctgagagtcaagaaaactggCTTCTTTTTGCCAGCTATATTTGAACAATACTTCTTGTCTCTCTGACTatatgtcctcatctgtaaatgagtaCAGATAGGCTACCTGATACCTAAAATTAGTTCtgataataaaattatagaataactCTGGTaatacatatgaatataaaagaaatatggtATTAAATTGTTAAGTTAATATAGCAGGAAGCTAATTATCCACTGGGGCCTTTAagtctttcttttcttactttattGAGTGTGATCTCAATCAAGATTTAGAAAAAGAGGAGATGTAGATGGCAGAAATCATATTGTTTGGGGTTATTCTCATTTGgagaatttatataaataattgcttattataaaaatagaaatgtttaaatagaaaaaataaaaactaatggaAATAATGGCttatagaaagattaaaaattgaaaataaataagtcaTAATTAAGAACCAGGGCAAAAATGACAGGCTATCAAGCCATATTGGGAAATTAAAGTCAAATTGTAAAGAGATTTAAAGGTTTTAGTAGATTGATGTGCTTTCCATGCTATGTCACTGTCTCATATTCTTAGCCCAAAAGGTAAATGCGTTCCTTGACATTTGGTTGTcgctatcagattgattaatgtTGGTTTAGTACCAACCTCTTGCCAATAAAACCTGATATTGAAATATTTCTTATCAGCAGGTGGGGGGGCAGAGCAAACTCTAGATTTGTTACTATACTTTTGGGAAATAAGAATTCTGATTGGTAATGTTAACTTTCTTTTTGTCCTCTAGCTGTCAGAAGGATCAGAAGATTGAATGGTGGGAAATCACTCTGGACTCATCAAATTTTATATTGAAGGCTTTTCTGGCTCTCCAGAGTTCCGTCATACactttttgctatatttttctttgccttctttgTGACTTTCATGGGAAATGTGGTGATTATTATTGTTGTCTGTGCTGATCACCGACTATACTCGCCTAtgtatttcttccttggtcaccTGTCTTTATTGGACATCCTGATTACCTCCATTATTATTCCTCCCATGCTAGGGGGATTGTTAATGTCTGACATCCTGACCATGTCCTTTTCAGCCTGTGTCACTCAACTTTTCTTGTATCTCTCTTTGGGGACAATAGAATTTGTATTACTTGGAGCAATGGCAGTAGATCGTTATGTGGCCGTTTGTAATCCCCTGAGATATAGTATCATCATGAATAGTGAAGTTTGTCGTGGGGTGGTAATATTGGCCTGGgtctttgggtttctttttcagATCTGGCCAGTCTATGCTACTTTTCAACTTTCCTTTTGTGGATCAACTCTTGTAAACCATTTTTTCTGTGAGAGAGGCTTATTACTTAAGCTTGCCTGTGATGACACAAGTTTGCTAGAGTTTATTCTCTTCTTGATGGCCACTGTTATTCTCTTGGGCTCTTTGCTTCCAACTATCATCTCCTATACCTATATAATCTCGACTATTTTAAAGATCCCTTCTGCCTCTGGCCGGAAGAAGGCCTTCTCCACCTGTGCCTCTCACTTCACTGTGGTTGTGATTGGCTATGGTACCTGCTTATTTCTCTATGTGAAGCCCAAGCAGACCCAGGCTGCTGAGTATAACAAGATAGTGTCTTTGATGATTTCCGTGGTAACGCCATTCCTAACACCTTTCATTTTCACTCTTCGGAATAACCAAGTCAAAGAAGCTCTGAGGGATGTAATCTTTTTAAGGGTTAGCCCTTCCCAAGGGAACTTTCAgtgaaaactataaatattttagatttgGGGGATTGTGAATATTCAGTCTTTGTTGGTTCATTGTCACAACTGTCAAattatttatattgagttttcTTCCCTTTGGAAATATCCAAACAACATTAATGTCCCTTAGGAATCTTATTCCCAAATGGCACCAATGCCATTACTTTGTTCTTTCTGAAATGTCACTCGGTTTCAAAAGAGTTCATTGTATAGGACAAGAGTTTGAGGTAAATTATGAGTTATAAAAGGAGTTTGCAGGAAGAATAGGGACAAGTTTGTTTGAGCATTGTTCCCTCTTCCTCCTTAAATTGATTTGCTGTGCAGGCCTTTGACAGACAGAACTCCTGAATTTTGAATTGTAATTAGCTCCAATCCATTCCCACATCAAGTCCTTCAAATCCTTTACtataatttcttggaaaaaaatggatatttcagCTGGGATGATAAATAGAAAGAactaataacaaaaaaatcagaagaatacATAGAATATCTACATTAATGAAAAATCAATATAACCCTAAAACATAGTTTAACTTAGTTTAATGACATTACCTAGGGTTGCTTCCAGAAGATACTGAAATCCATATCTCTTCTCTCTGACAAAAAGTGAGATACTACAGAGGATGAATTTTGCATACATCAGATGAGGTTACTACATTAGTTGGTTAAgtgtttttctttataacaagggagttgtgtgtgtatgtatgtttgtgcatcacacacacacatgtgcatacatAGGTACATTTGTGTATGTACTTTTTCAGAATGTTTGCAGCATAAAATGATTGTCTTCAAACTTTTTTGTCCCCTCCAGTGAAACTAtacatattttctaatttattaatcatatacatatatttctgtatttttaatcATGGCATAaacacaaagaaattaaaagtatgagataaatataaaacaatattttgataataattttgtatttattaatgacaaaaaactttccattttctCTAAAATGCCATTTTGAATCATGAATAATGATTtctgaaataattcaaataatttatgaaaatCTTAGTTTAATACATTGTGATGTAACCATGTTAAGGTTACATTCTAAGGTTAATTTCAATACTTGGTATTAAAGATTTCCATAACTGAAAAACATAACTCCCAAATAGatgcatgaatgaataaatgaaaaacatttgtTAAAACATAGGTTAAAAATCTTAGTAAAAATTAAGCATTCTGCTAAGAGAAACATAGGGTAGACTTTCACAGCTTTCATTTAACTTAAATTCTAGTCCAATTAGTGAGACAAAACATGTAGTGATGTTTTTGCTTGAGAAGAGGTTATGGTCTGGGAAATCAAAAAGATTATTAGTGCAATTATAGAGTAGTCCACTGACCTCTCCAGAGACAGAAAGTATATACTtgaatataattctcaagatagAAGTGGGAACCATGGGTGATTGGGGTTAGATTGAGGGAGAAGCAGAATAGAAAATGACAACTGTTAAGATGAACATTCTTCATCCCAGAGAGTTCAGAACTGAGTAATTCATTTGTATTGAATGTGGGGCAGCAGCagggcaaaagaaaaacaaaccaggTAAAGAAAGGATGCATGGTCTTAGGGTGTATAGAATTCAATGGCTGCTCCTCCCTCCAAATGAGACTACTGGAAAAGGTGAACCACTTGGCTCTCTAGATCTGTCCATCTCCCTCTTCATATTGCCCAACTTttgcctttccccttcctcttgcATTACCCTCAAAAGCAGAATGTATTTTATTAGCCATATTCATGAAATTTTTAATACCATTTGCAAATTTTGCAAAAGGTGTTGTTTAATTTTGGTtggtaaatttttgtattttctcataTTCTCATAACCTAATTTGAAGGTGTtacattttgacatttttaacAAATGGTTTCAAAACTCACTGaaattcttcat
It includes:
- the LOC141493779 gene encoding olfactory receptor 9A4-like, with protein sequence MVGNHSGLIKFYIEGFSGSPEFRHTLFAIFFFAFFVTFMGNVVIIIVVCADHRLYSPMYFFLGHLSLLDILITSIIIPPMLGGLLMSDILTMSFSACVTQLFLYLSLGTIEFVLLGAMAVDRYVAVCNPLRYSIIMNSEVCRGVVILAWVFGFLFQIWPVYATFQLSFCGSTLVNHFFCERGLLLKLACDDTSLLEFILFLMATVILLGSLLPTIISYTYIISTILKIPSASGRKKAFSTCASHFTVVVIGYGTCLFLYVKPKQTQAAEYNKIVSLMISVVTPFLTPFIFTLRNNQVKEALRDVIFLRVSPSQGNFQ